One segment of Hymenobacter volaticus DNA contains the following:
- a CDS encoding tail fiber domain-containing protein, which yields MLQLRGVRYTWNTLGVAHGGTVGTEQVGLLAQEWKKSTLS from the coding sequence GTGCTGCAGCTACGCGGCGTGCGCTACACCTGGAACACCCTGGGCGTGGCCCACGGCGGTACGGTCGGCACCGAGCAGGTGGGTCTGCTGGCGCAGGAGTGGAAAAAATCTACCCTGAGCTAG